Proteins encoded in a region of the Bradyrhizobium sp. CB3481 genome:
- the rsmG gene encoding 16S rRNA (guanine(527)-N(7))-methyltransferase RsmG gives MSKTPTAILPSAADKAEALALTPVSPQTVERLDRYVALLLEWQAKTNLVAPSTLPNLWTRHIADSLQLLDLAPSAKTWVDFGSGGGFPGVVLASALAETLGANVHLVERNAKKAAFLREAVRITSAPATVHLAGIGDIVDRIGSRVDCVTARALAPLHQLVGFAEPFVSNGAKALFLKGQDVEAELTEAAIYWNIEPRLYSSRTGGHGWIVELDRIERRNPSAITHGDRA, from the coding sequence ATGAGCAAAACGCCAACGGCAATTCTCCCCTCGGCCGCGGACAAGGCGGAGGCACTCGCGCTCACGCCCGTCTCGCCTCAAACGGTCGAGCGGCTCGATCGCTACGTCGCTCTGCTCCTGGAGTGGCAGGCCAAGACGAATCTCGTTGCGCCCTCCACGCTTCCCAATCTCTGGACGCGCCACATCGCCGATTCGCTGCAGCTTCTCGACCTTGCGCCGTCGGCCAAAACCTGGGTCGACTTCGGGAGCGGTGGCGGTTTCCCCGGCGTGGTGCTGGCGTCTGCTCTGGCGGAGACGCTGGGTGCCAATGTCCATCTGGTCGAGCGCAACGCCAAGAAAGCAGCATTTCTGCGCGAGGCCGTGCGCATAACTTCTGCACCTGCAACCGTGCATTTGGCGGGAATCGGGGATATTGTGGATAGAATTGGCAGCCGCGTCGATTGCGTCACTGCACGGGCGCTGGCTCCATTACATCAGCTTGTCGGCTTTGCGGAGCCGTTTGTGAGCAATGGCGCTAAAGCGCTGTTTCTTAAGGGCCAAGATGTAGAGGCTGAATTGACTGAAGCCGCTATATATTGGAATATTGAACCGCGACTCTATTCCAGCCGCACGGGCGGGCACGGCTGGATCGTCGAACTCGATCGGATCGAGCGACGCAACCCTTCCGCGATCACACATGGCGATCGGGCATGA
- a CDS encoding ParA family protein, which produces MSELDQLYQQDRDETPPPHPRILSLANQKGGVGKTTTAINLGTALAAIGERVLIVDLDPQGNASTGLGIDRRNRNCSTYDVLIGEAPLRDAVVATAVPRLHIASSTMDLSGLELELGTTPGRAFRLRDAIAALNKNAAPDTDYTYVLIDCPPSLNLLTVNAMAASDAILVPLQCEFFALEGLSQLLQTVEQVRSTLNPNLSIHGIVLTMFDSRNNLSNQVVADVRQFMGGKVYDTMIPRNVRISEAPSYGKPVLVYDLKCVGSEAYLKLATEVIQRERDLRTH; this is translated from the coding sequence ATGAGCGAATTAGATCAGTTATATCAACAAGATAGGGACGAAACTCCACCGCCCCATCCACGCATCCTGTCGCTGGCCAATCAGAAGGGCGGCGTGGGAAAGACGACCACGGCGATCAACCTCGGCACCGCGCTTGCGGCGATTGGCGAGCGTGTCCTGATCGTCGACCTTGATCCGCAGGGCAACGCCTCGACCGGTCTCGGCATCGATCGTCGTAATCGCAACTGCTCGACCTACGATGTGCTGATCGGCGAAGCACCGCTGCGCGATGCCGTGGTGGCCACCGCGGTGCCGCGGCTGCACATCGCCTCCTCGACCATGGACCTGTCCGGCCTCGAGCTCGAACTCGGCACGACACCGGGCCGCGCGTTCCGCCTGCGCGATGCGATCGCGGCGCTGAACAAGAATGCCGCGCCAGATACCGACTACACCTATGTGCTGATCGATTGCCCGCCCTCGCTCAACCTTCTCACGGTCAACGCGATGGCGGCGTCGGATGCGATCCTGGTGCCGCTGCAGTGCGAGTTCTTCGCCCTCGAAGGTCTGTCGCAATTGTTGCAGACGGTGGAGCAGGTGCGCTCGACGCTCAACCCGAACCTGTCGATCCACGGCATCGTGCTGACCATGTTCGACTCGCGCAACAATTTGTCGAACCAGGTCGTTGCCGACGTCCGGCAGTTCATGGGCGGCAAGGTCTACGACACCATGATCCCGCGCAACGTGCGCATCTCCGAGGCGCCGTCCTACGGCAAGCCGGTGCTGGTCTACGATCTCAAATGCGTCGGCAGCGAAGCGTATCTGAAGCTCGCGACCGAAGTGATCCAGCGCGAGCGCGATCTAAGGACGCATTGA
- a CDS encoding ParB/RepB/Spo0J family partition protein — translation MADKTGSRLGRGLASLIGDVGGETAHVERPRNQRKVPIEFLKPNPRNPRRTFSDTELGELASSVKQHGVIQPIVVRPVKGAQDRYEIIAGERRWRAAQLASLHEVPIVPIEVSDSDALEIMIIENVQREDLNAMEEAQGYHALADEFKRSQEEIAREVGKSRSHVANMMRLTKLPAEVQALISNGELSAGHARALIGVPDPLAAAKRIVAEGLNVRQTEALAHEEGVPERKPQKARSGGGAKTKDPDTIALEKRVSDALGLNVTVNHRDPGGSVQISYRNLEQLDEVMRRLEGK, via the coding sequence ATGGCCGACAAAACAGGTTCGCGACTGGGCCGTGGCCTCGCAAGTCTGATCGGAGATGTCGGTGGCGAGACCGCGCATGTCGAGCGGCCGCGTAATCAGCGCAAGGTGCCGATCGAGTTTCTCAAGCCCAACCCGCGCAACCCGCGCCGGACCTTTTCCGATACCGAGCTCGGCGAACTCGCCAGCTCGGTCAAGCAGCACGGCGTGATCCAGCCGATCGTGGTCCGTCCGGTGAAGGGCGCCCAGGATCGCTACGAGATCATCGCCGGCGAACGGCGCTGGCGCGCCGCGCAGCTTGCCAGCCTGCACGAGGTGCCGATCGTTCCGATCGAGGTCAGCGATAGCGACGCTCTCGAGATCATGATCATCGAGAACGTGCAGCGCGAAGACCTCAACGCGATGGAAGAGGCGCAGGGCTATCACGCGCTGGCCGACGAGTTCAAACGCAGCCAGGAAGAGATCGCCAGGGAAGTCGGCAAGAGCCGCAGCCACGTCGCCAACATGATGCGGCTGACGAAATTGCCGGCGGAAGTGCAGGCGCTTATTTCGAACGGCGAATTGTCGGCCGGCCATGCCCGCGCCTTGATCGGCGTGCCCGATCCGCTCGCGGCGGCCAAGCGCATCGTCGCCGAAGGCCTCAACGTCCGTCAGACCGAGGCGCTCGCCCATGAAGAAGGCGTGCCGGAGCGCAAGCCGCAGAAGGCGCGCAGCGGCGGTGGAGCTAAGACGAAGGATCCCGACACCATCGCGCTGGAGAAGCGCGTTTCCGATGCGCTCGGCCTGAACGTCACCGTCAACCACCGCGACCCCGGCGGCTCCGTCCAGATCAGCTACCGCAACCTCGAGCAGCTCGACGAGGTGATGCGGCGGCTGGAGGGGAAATGA
- a CDS encoding ADP-ribosylation/crystallin J1: MPGGDVVTLWRPVGPTELELIRKSGMRVFPPRLPEQPIFYPVLSEEYAVKIARDWNVPASGSGYVTRFQVRRDFLEKYDVQKAGGAAHSEYWIPAEELTAFNEAIVGEIGIVAEFR, translated from the coding sequence ATGCCGGGTGGAGATGTCGTCACCCTCTGGCGCCCGGTTGGACCAACCGAGCTGGAATTGATCCGCAAAAGCGGCATGCGCGTGTTTCCACCACGGCTGCCGGAGCAACCCATCTTCTATCCCGTGCTGTCGGAAGAATATGCCGTAAAGATCGCCCGCGACTGGAATGTGCCGGCCAGTGGCTCTGGCTATGTCACTCGTTTTCAGGTCAGGCGGGATTTTCTGGAAAAATATGACGTCCAGAAAGCCGGCGGCGCCGCGCATTCGGAATACTGGATTCCCGCTGAGGAATTGACGGCCTTCAACGAAGCCATCGTCGGCGAGATCGGGATCGTCGCCGAGTTTCGCTGA
- the holA gene encoding DNA polymerase III subunit delta, with product MVALRGKDVDAFLARPDPGRPIILLYGPDAGLVRERADALIASAVDDPNDPFSLVRLEGDELAAEPSRLVDEAMTIPMFGGRRAIRVRAGSRSFASGVDTLADSAVKDCRIVIEAGELRPESPLRKACERAKTAVAIACYPDTERDLARLIDEEVRTSNLRIAADARAVLMSLLGGDRQASRNELRKLALYAHGKGEIALDDVMTVVSDASELKLDPIVDGAFAGKPDVVESEFAKAMVAGTYPGVIISAAQRQAAWLHKSALAVAEGTPVSVLLESGYPRLHFSRKGAVEIALRNFNPARLAAIIDQLGTAALDMRKQATLASAIGLRALLSIAANAKRRG from the coding sequence TTGGTCGCGCTCCGCGGAAAAGACGTCGACGCTTTTCTCGCCCGGCCCGACCCTGGCCGCCCGATCATTTTGCTCTACGGGCCCGACGCCGGCCTGGTCCGCGAGCGTGCCGACGCGCTGATCGCTTCGGCCGTTGACGATCCCAATGACCCCTTCTCGCTGGTGCGGCTGGAAGGCGATGAGCTGGCGGCCGAGCCGTCGCGGCTGGTCGACGAAGCCATGACGATCCCAATGTTCGGCGGCCGCCGCGCCATTCGCGTGCGCGCCGGCTCGCGCAGTTTTGCCAGCGGGGTGGATACGCTGGCCGATTCGGCGGTGAAGGATTGCCGTATCGTGATCGAGGCCGGCGAGCTGCGGCCGGAATCGCCGCTGCGCAAGGCCTGCGAGCGCGCCAAGACCGCAGTCGCCATTGCCTGCTATCCCGATACCGAGCGCGACCTCGCCAGGCTGATCGACGAGGAGGTGCGGACGTCCAATCTGCGCATCGCCGCCGATGCCCGTGCGGTGCTGATGTCGCTGCTCGGCGGCGACCGCCAGGCCTCCCGCAACGAGCTGCGCAAGCTTGCACTTTATGCGCACGGCAAGGGCGAGATCGCGCTCGACGATGTCATGACCGTCGTCTCCGACGCCTCCGAGCTGAAGCTCGATCCGATCGTGGACGGCGCCTTTGCCGGCAAGCCGGATGTGGTGGAAAGCGAGTTTGCCAAAGCGATGGTCGCCGGCACCTATCCCGGTGTGATCATCTCGGCCGCGCAGCGCCAAGCGGCGTGGCTGCACAAATCCGCACTCGCGGTCGCCGAAGGCACGCCGGTGTCGGTCCTGCTCGAAAGCGGCTATCCGCGGCTGCACTTCTCGCGCAAGGGCGCCGTCGAAATCGCGCTGCGCAATTTCAACCCAGCCCGGCTCGCCGCCATCATCGACCAACTCGGGACCGCGGCGCTCGACATGCGCAAGCAGGCAACGCTGGCATCGGCGATCGGGCTGCGGGCGCTGCTGTCGATCGCGGCAAACGCGAAGCGGCGGGGATAA
- the lptE gene encoding LPS assembly lipoprotein LptE has product MSLARTRIAVRLIAVAALAALTAGCFQPMYAERNDGKPGLREKLMGVEVPPVDKPNASREARIQVEIRNALAFKLYGNATGMPPTHRLVLRFNTTRSSLMLDPATALPSSENYGIDAQYNLIDLATNKSVMTGTTFSRVSYDIPGNLQRFARQRAFRDAEDRAANEIAENIQTRLASYFYAGT; this is encoded by the coding sequence ATGTCGTTGGCTAGGACCCGGATCGCCGTCCGGCTAATCGCCGTCGCCGCGCTGGCGGCGCTCACGGCCGGCTGTTTCCAGCCGATGTATGCGGAACGCAACGACGGCAAGCCCGGCCTGCGCGAAAAGCTGATGGGCGTGGAAGTCCCGCCGGTCGATAAGCCAAATGCTTCCCGCGAAGCGAGGATCCAGGTGGAGATCCGCAACGCGCTGGCGTTCAAGCTCTATGGCAACGCCACCGGCATGCCGCCGACCCACCGCCTGGTGCTGCGCTTTAACACCACGCGCTCCTCGCTGATGCTCGATCCCGCCACCGCGCTGCCATCGAGCGAAAACTACGGAATCGACGCGCAGTACAATCTGATCGACCTTGCGACCAACAAGTCCGTCATGACCGGGACGACTTTCTCCCGCGTGTCGTATGACATTCCGGGCAATCTGCAGCGCTTCGCCCGCCAGCGCGCCTTCCGCGACGCCGAGGATCGCGCCGCCAACGAGATCGCGGAAAACATCCAGACCCGGCTGGCATCCTACTTCTACGCCGGCACCTGA
- the leuS gene encoding leucine--tRNA ligase, with product MTAERYNARDSEPRWQAAWDEKAIFASKNDDPRPKYYVLEMFPYPSGRIHIGHVRNYTLGDVLARFMRAKGFNVLHPMGWDAFGLPAENAAIERKVAPKAWTYDNIAAMKKQLRSIGLSLDWSREFATCDPSYYKHQQKMFLDMLRAGLAEREKRKLNWDPVDMTVLANEQVIDGRGWRSGAIVEQREMSQWVFKITKYSQELLDALDGLDRWPDKVRLMQRNWIGRSEGLLIRFALDPATTPAGETELKIFTTRPDTLFGAKFMAISADHPLAQAAAAKNPELAEFIADIKKIGTAQEIIDTAEKQGFDTGIKAVHPFDPSWKLPVYVANFVLMEYGTGAIFGCPAHDQRDLDFVNKYKLGNIPVVCPEGQDPKTFVISDTAYDGDGRMINSRFLDGMTIEAAKEEVAKRLESEMRGNAPIGERQVNFRLRDWGISRQRYWGCPIPVIHCEKCDVVPVPDDQLPVTLPEDATFDKPGNALDHHPTWKHVTCPKCGGKAQRETDTMDTFVDSSWYFARFTDPWNETAPTTPDVANRMMPVDQYIGGVEHAILHLLYSRFFTRAMKATGHIDMKEPFAGMFTQGMVVHETYQKADGTFVTPAEVKIEMVGSERRASMIYGDEEVAIGPIEKMSKSKKNTVDPDDIIATYGADVARWFMLSDSPPDRDVIWSDERVQGAARFVQRLWRLVNESADIAKPASADRPTSFGADALALRKAAHGALDKVSSGIERLHFNVCLAHIREFTNALAEVLGRDGKPTPDLAWAIKEAATILVQLISPMMPHLAEECWQVLGQSGLISEASWPQIERDLLVEDTVTLVVQVNGKKRGDVTVPRVAQNPEIEAAVLALDAVKLALGGKAVRKVIVVPMRIVNVVG from the coding sequence ATGACCGCCGAACGTTACAACGCCCGTGATTCCGAGCCCCGCTGGCAAGCCGCCTGGGACGAAAAGGCGATCTTCGCCTCCAAAAACGACGATCCGCGGCCGAAATACTACGTGCTCGAGATGTTCCCCTACCCGTCCGGGCGCATCCATATCGGGCATGTCCGGAACTATACGCTCGGCGACGTGCTGGCGCGGTTCATGCGCGCCAAGGGGTTCAACGTGCTGCACCCGATGGGCTGGGACGCCTTCGGCCTGCCGGCGGAGAATGCCGCGATCGAGCGCAAGGTCGCGCCGAAGGCGTGGACTTACGACAACATCGCCGCGATGAAGAAGCAGCTGCGGTCGATCGGACTGTCGCTGGACTGGAGCCGGGAATTCGCGACCTGCGATCCCAGCTACTACAAGCATCAGCAGAAGATGTTTTTGGACATGCTGCGCGCGGGCCTCGCCGAACGTGAGAAGCGCAAGCTCAACTGGGACCCGGTCGACATGACCGTACTGGCCAACGAGCAGGTGATCGACGGCCGCGGCTGGCGCTCCGGCGCGATCGTCGAGCAGCGCGAGATGAGCCAGTGGGTCTTCAAGATTACGAAGTACTCGCAAGAGCTGCTGGACGCATTGGACGGGCTGGACCGTTGGCCGGACAAGGTGCGGCTGATGCAGCGCAACTGGATCGGCCGGTCCGAGGGCCTGCTGATTCGCTTCGCGCTGGATCCGGCGACAACGCCTGCCGGCGAGACCGAGCTGAAGATCTTTACGACGCGGCCGGACACGCTGTTCGGCGCAAAATTTATGGCGATCTCGGCCGACCATCCGCTGGCGCAAGCCGCGGCGGCGAAGAATCCAGAGCTCGCCGAGTTCATCGCCGACATCAAGAAGATCGGCACCGCGCAGGAGATCATCGACACCGCCGAGAAGCAGGGTTTTGACACCGGCATCAAGGCAGTCCATCCGTTCGACCCGAGCTGGAAGCTGCCGGTCTATGTCGCAAACTTCGTCCTGATGGAATACGGCACCGGCGCCATCTTCGGCTGTCCGGCCCATGACCAGCGCGACCTCGACTTCGTCAACAAGTACAAGCTCGGCAATATTCCAGTGGTCTGCCCCGAGGGCCAGGACCCGAAGACGTTTGTCATCTCGGACACCGCCTATGACGGCGACGGCCGCATGATCAATTCGCGCTTCCTCGACGGCATGACCATCGAAGCCGCCAAGGAAGAAGTTGCGAAGCGCCTGGAATCCGAGATGCGCGGCAACGCGCCGATTGGCGAGCGGCAGGTCAATTTCCGCCTGCGTGACTGGGGCATCTCGCGCCAGCGCTATTGGGGCTGCCCAATCCCGGTGATCCACTGCGAGAAATGCGACGTGGTGCCGGTGCCGGACGATCAGCTGCCAGTGACGCTGCCGGAGGACGCCACCTTCGACAAGCCCGGCAACGCGCTCGACCACCACCCGACCTGGAAGCACGTCACCTGCCCCAAGTGCGGCGGCAAGGCGCAGCGCGAAACCGACACCATGGACACCTTCGTGGATTCGTCCTGGTACTTTGCGCGCTTCACCGATCCCTGGAACGAGACGGCGCCGACCACGCCCGATGTCGCCAACCGCATGATGCCGGTCGACCAGTATATCGGCGGCGTCGAGCACGCGATCCTGCATCTGCTCTACAGCCGCTTCTTCACCCGTGCGATGAAGGCGACTGGCCATATCGATATGAAGGAGCCGTTCGCCGGCATGTTCACCCAGGGCATGGTGGTGCACGAGACCTACCAGAAGGCCGACGGCACTTTCGTGACGCCGGCCGAGGTGAAGATCGAGATGGTCGGCAGCGAGCGCCGCGCCAGCATGATCTATGGCGACGAGGAGGTCGCGATCGGCCCGATCGAGAAGATGTCGAAGTCGAAGAAGAACACCGTCGACCCCGACGACATCATCGCGACCTACGGCGCCGACGTCGCGCGTTGGTTCATGCTGTCGGACTCCCCGCCCGACCGCGACGTGATCTGGAGCGACGAGCGGGTGCAGGGCGCGGCACGCTTCGTGCAGCGGCTGTGGCGGCTGGTGAATGAGTCCGCCGACATCGCCAAGCCGGCCTCGGCAGACCGGCCGACCTCGTTCGGCGCCGATGCGCTTGCCTTGCGCAAGGCGGCCCATGGCGCGCTGGACAAGGTGTCGTCCGGTATAGAGCGGCTACATTTCAACGTCTGCCTGGCCCATATCCGGGAATTCACCAACGCACTGGCGGAGGTGCTGGGCCGCGACGGCAAGCCGACGCCGGATCTGGCCTGGGCCATCAAGGAGGCCGCAACCATCCTGGTGCAGCTGATCTCCCCGATGATGCCGCATCTGGCCGAGGAATGCTGGCAGGTGCTGGGCCAGTCCGGGCTGATTTCGGAGGCCAGCTGGCCGCAAATCGAACGCGATTTGCTGGTTGAGGACACCGTGACGCTGGTGGTCCAGGTCAACGGCAAGAAACGGGGTGATGTTACCGTGCCACGGGTCGCCCAAAATCCGGAAATTGAGGCTGCCGTTTTGGCGCTCGATGCGGTAAAACTCGCCCTCGGCGGCAAGGCCGTCCGCAAGGTAATCGTTGTTCCCATGAGGATCGTGAATGTCGTTGGCTAG
- a CDS encoding diguanylate cyclase has translation MSGVTFNRNRIKLKLKKLLGIRARLAMLAVLLVAPLMLERVRSLEDARVKQIAMASEEYANIAHHSAETQREVISSVETMLKSAAYIRASSGIGRSCEILRASLPANLPWIRSIMLVSKDGVVQCSTLNIQVGLNIGDREYFRKAQETRDFIFSDYLFGKTNNRPIMMAAYPVAAINPEEDSVAVAGINLDWLSKIMANLGGRPGISSVLIDSTGVVLAAPPDQAGTIGRPLDNVPLLSAITYKALSSNSDTGSISFAATSGSKRSISFARIPGTQSRLIVSIDEDTVTAAINGDIRIAYLQLAFVCLFVLLGALIGAEKLIIKPIEVMTSMAKRFGEGDASARVSRSRLPSEFMPLARAFNAMAAQLSQRERELVATNDRLTVMASIDMLSGLANRRGFQGRLDFEWMKAQQYASELSLLMIDVDHFKLYNDTYGHPEGDACLTRIGETLAGIAGDTMGFAGRYGGEEFCLLLPNTSAQKALEIGETVRATLQGLALPHITSSYGMVTVSVGIATTLPSDIQTPGDLIEAADAALYAAKHRGRNTVVEHGFAKLVDEAGIAMAG, from the coding sequence ATGTCTGGCGTTACTTTCAACCGCAATCGGATCAAACTCAAGCTCAAGAAGCTTCTGGGCATCCGTGCGCGGCTTGCGATGCTGGCCGTGCTGCTGGTGGCGCCGTTGATGCTGGAGCGGGTCCGCTCGCTTGAAGACGCGCGCGTCAAGCAGATCGCGATGGCGTCGGAAGAATACGCCAATATCGCGCACCACAGCGCCGAGACCCAGCGCGAGGTGATCTCCTCGGTCGAGACAATGCTGAAATCGGCGGCGTACATCCGCGCCTCCAGCGGCATCGGACGGAGCTGCGAGATCCTGCGCGCCAGCCTGCCCGCTAACCTGCCCTGGATCCGGAGCATCATGCTCGTGAGCAAGGACGGCGTGGTGCAGTGCTCGACCTTGAACATTCAAGTCGGCCTCAACATCGGCGATCGCGAGTATTTCAGAAAGGCGCAGGAAACCCGCGACTTCATTTTCAGCGATTATCTGTTCGGCAAGACCAACAACCGGCCGATCATGATGGCGGCCTATCCGGTCGCCGCGATCAATCCGGAAGAAGATTCGGTTGCGGTTGCCGGTATCAATCTCGATTGGCTGTCGAAGATCATGGCCAATCTCGGCGGACGGCCGGGCATTTCATCCGTCCTGATCGACTCAACCGGCGTCGTGCTGGCGGCGCCGCCGGACCAGGCCGGCACGATCGGCCGTCCCCTCGATAATGTGCCGCTGCTCTCGGCGATCACCTACAAGGCGCTCTCCTCCAATTCCGATACGGGCTCGATCTCCTTTGCCGCGACCAGCGGCTCGAAGCGTAGCATCAGTTTCGCCCGGATTCCCGGAACGCAGTCCCGCCTGATCGTCAGCATCGACGAAGACACGGTGACGGCCGCGATCAACGGCGACATCCGGATCGCCTATCTGCAGCTCGCATTCGTCTGCTTGTTTGTGCTGCTGGGTGCGCTGATCGGCGCCGAAAAGCTCATCATCAAACCGATCGAGGTCATGACCAGCATGGCCAAGCGATTCGGCGAAGGCGACGCGTCGGCCCGCGTCTCGCGCAGCCGCCTGCCCTCGGAATTCATGCCGCTGGCGCGCGCCTTCAACGCGATGGCCGCGCAGCTCAGCCAGCGCGAGCGCGAGCTTGTCGCCACCAACGACCGGCTGACCGTGATGGCCTCGATCGACATGCTGTCCGGCCTTGCCAACCGCCGCGGCTTCCAGGGCCGGCTCGATTTCGAGTGGATGAAGGCGCAGCAATACGCCAGCGAGCTGTCGCTCCTGATGATCGATGTCGATCACTTCAAGCTCTACAACGACACCTACGGCCATCCCGAAGGCGACGCCTGCCTCACGCGCATCGGCGAGACGCTGGCCGGCATCGCCGGCGACACGATGGGCTTTGCCGGCCGCTATGGCGGTGAGGAATTCTGCCTGCTGCTGCCGAACACCAGCGCGCAGAAGGCGCTCGAAATCGGCGAAACCGTGCGCGCCACCCTCCAGGGCCTCGCTTTGCCCCACATCACCTCCAGCTACGGGATGGTCACCGTCAGCGTCGGCATTGCCACCACGCTGCCGAGCGATATCCAAACCCCGGGCGACCTGATTGAAGCTGCCGACGCCGCCCTCTACGCCGCCAAACACCGCGGGCGAAATACCGTGGTCGAGCATGGCTTTGCCAAGCTGGTGGATGAAGCCGGAATCGCGATGGCGGGGTGA
- a CDS encoding YggS family pyridoxal phosphate-dependent enzyme, which yields MATPLTKSLPTGLAQVEQEIARACKEARRERASVTLVAVSKTFDGAAISPVIDAGQRVFGENRVQEAKGKWPALMAAYPGIALHLIGPLQSNKAKDAVALFDAIHSVDRPSLCEALAKEIKSQNKRPELFVQLNTGEEPQKAGIAPSEADAFIASCREKYGLVISGLMCIPPVDEAPAPHFALTAKIAARNGLRNLSMGMSADFAVAIQLGATHVRVGSAIFGAR from the coding sequence ATGGCGACGCCACTAACGAAGTCTTTACCAACCGGCCTTGCTCAGGTGGAGCAGGAGATCGCGCGCGCCTGCAAGGAAGCGCGCCGCGAGCGCGCGTCGGTGACGCTGGTTGCGGTGTCGAAGACATTCGACGGGGCAGCGATTTCACCTGTCATCGATGCCGGACAGCGCGTGTTCGGCGAAAATCGCGTGCAGGAAGCCAAGGGAAAATGGCCGGCATTGATGGCGGCCTATCCCGGAATTGCGTTGCATTTGATCGGACCGTTGCAATCCAACAAGGCAAAGGACGCGGTGGCGCTGTTCGACGCCATCCATTCGGTCGACCGGCCGAGCCTGTGCGAAGCGCTGGCCAAGGAAATCAAGTCGCAGAACAAACGTCCCGAATTGTTCGTCCAGCTGAACACCGGCGAGGAGCCGCAGAAGGCCGGCATCGCGCCTAGCGAAGCCGACGCCTTCATCGCAAGTTGCCGCGAGAAATATGGCCTCGTCATTTCCGGGTTGATGTGCATCCCGCCGGTCGATGAGGCGCCGGCGCCGCATTTCGCGCTGACGGCCAAGATCGCCGCGCGCAACGGCTTGCGGAATCTGTCGATGGGCATGAGCGCGGATTTTGCCGTGGCGATCCAGCTCGGCGCCACGCATGTGCGCGTCGGCTCGGCGATCTTTGGGGCGCGGTGA
- a CDS encoding fumarylacetoacetate hydrolase family protein, which translates to MLDKDAITAASKTLHDHWRAGTKLDALDASLRPRDRIEAYAIQAAVERFSAQNLFGWKIAATSEAGQKHINVAGPMAGRILAETVIADGGTASMAGNEMRVAEPEFAFRMRVDLPARPTPYTVQQVLDAVDTLHPAIEIPDSRFADFASAGEAQLIADNACAHLFVLGPATSANWRALDLVEERPVTTMRGQQYVGHGKNVLGDPRKALAWLANELRQLGVTLKAGHVVTTGTCHPPLPIQSGDFCAVDFGLLGKVSVGFK; encoded by the coding sequence ATGCTCGACAAGGATGCAATAACCGCCGCTTCGAAAACGCTGCACGACCATTGGCGCGCCGGCACCAAGCTCGACGCGCTCGACGCATCGCTGCGGCCGCGCGACCGCATCGAAGCCTACGCGATCCAGGCGGCCGTCGAACGATTTTCGGCCCAAAACCTGTTCGGCTGGAAGATCGCAGCAACCAGCGAGGCCGGACAAAAGCACATCAATGTCGCCGGCCCGATGGCCGGGCGCATCCTCGCCGAAACCGTGATCGCGGATGGCGGCACCGCTTCGATGGCCGGCAATGAAATGCGTGTCGCCGAGCCTGAATTCGCCTTTCGCATGCGCGTCGATCTGCCGGCGCGCCCGACGCCCTATACCGTGCAGCAGGTGCTCGATGCGGTCGATACGCTTCATCCGGCGATCGAGATTCCGGATTCGCGGTTTGCCGATTTCGCCAGCGCCGGCGAGGCCCAGCTGATCGCCGACAATGCCTGTGCGCATCTGTTCGTGCTGGGACCGGCGACCAGCGCCAACTGGCGCGCGTTGGACCTCGTCGAGGAGCGGCCGGTCACCACGATGCGCGGCCAGCAATATGTCGGTCACGGCAAGAACGTGCTCGGCGATCCCCGGAAAGCGCTAGCCTGGCTCGCCAATGAACTGCGCCAGCTTGGCGTAACGCTGAAGGCGGGGCATGTGGTGACGACGGGCACCTGCCATCCGCCATTGCCGATTCAATCGGGTGATTTCTGCGCCGTCGATTTCGGGTTGCTTGGCAAAGTGTCGGTGGGATTTAAGTAA